In one window of Bifidobacterium crudilactis DNA:
- a CDS encoding ABC transporter permease produces the protein MQASAHDMPQAKGAKPGMMARMRQWWSQFIYQWQLQAMVAPGIIFMIVFNFIPIYGLVLAFKNYTVVDTISGAPWVGWENFRIILSDKYFWDSVWNTMGISAIKLSLGFVLPIILAVMIYEVPWGPFKRIVQTLTYLPHFFSWIILGGMLINWLSTNGLLNEILNFVGINASSNYLLDADKYWGIAALSDVWKEAGWGTILYLAVMAGIDPSLYEAAEMDGASKIRRIWHITIPELGTMITLNLVLSVSALFGSNLDQTLILMNTQNQPKSEVINSYVYRIGLTQGDFSYATAVGLGVSIVSVVLLVITNVVSKKINDNQSVL, from the coding sequence TTGCAAGCCTCAGCACACGATATGCCGCAAGCCAAGGGCGCGAAGCCGGGCATGATGGCAAGAATGCGACAGTGGTGGAGTCAGTTCATCTATCAATGGCAGTTGCAGGCGATGGTCGCACCCGGCATCATCTTCATGATTGTCTTCAACTTCATTCCAATCTATGGTCTGGTGTTGGCATTCAAGAACTACACGGTCGTGGATACCATCTCCGGAGCTCCCTGGGTGGGGTGGGAGAATTTCCGTATCATCCTCAGTGACAAATATTTCTGGGATTCCGTGTGGAACACCATGGGCATCAGTGCCATCAAGCTCTCGCTCGGGTTCGTGCTGCCGATCATCCTTGCAGTGATGATCTACGAGGTGCCATGGGGTCCGTTCAAACGCATCGTGCAGACGCTCACCTATCTCCCGCACTTCTTCTCGTGGATCATTCTCGGCGGCATGCTCATCAACTGGCTTTCCACCAACGGTCTGCTCAACGAAATACTGAATTTCGTCGGTATCAACGCATCCTCGAATTATCTGCTCGATGCCGACAAGTATTGGGGTATCGCAGCGCTTTCGGACGTATGGAAGGAAGCGGGCTGGGGAACGATTCTGTATCTGGCGGTTATGGCGGGCATTGACCCGTCCCTCTACGAGGCCGCCGAAATGGATGGGGCATCGAAGATACGCCGTATCTGGCATATCACGATACCGGAGCTGGGCACGATGATCACGTTGAATCTGGTGCTCTCCGTCTCCGCGCTCTTCGGTTCGAACCTGGACCAGACGCTGATTCTGATGAACACGCAGAACCAACCCAAGTCGGAAGTCATCAACTCCTATGTCTACCGAATAGGCCTCACCCAGGGGGACTTCTCCTATGCCACGGCAGTAGGCCTGGGCGTCTCCATCGTCTCGGTCGTGCTTCTGGTCATCACCAATGTGGTGAGCAAGAAAATCAACGACAACCAGTCCGTCCTGTAG
- a CDS encoding carbohydrate ABC transporter permease: protein MRRTAKVKLDNPQAMNAGKSVRHGSMTFNIMNTVLLVIFTLLIVIPVWNIVISSFASNQSLSEGGFVFWPKALSLDNYRSVFQDNQLWHALLISVLKTAIGVVAHTLFCAVFAYPLSKAYLKGRKLYSAMGIITMFFSGGMIPTYLLIKSLGLLDSFWVYIIPALFSYYDVIILMNFFRQVPASLEESAKIDGASEWRIFRSVILPLSKPALATIALFHGVAQWNDFMTTKLYITNENLYPLQMRLYDIIVRSQAASDMGNVGQVVLDTTSRGVRLATIMITIAPILVLYPFVQRYFVGGTMLGAVKG, encoded by the coding sequence ATGAGAAGAACAGCCAAGGTCAAGCTGGATAATCCGCAGGCCATGAACGCCGGGAAGTCGGTGCGTCACGGGTCGATGACCTTCAACATCATGAACACGGTGCTTCTGGTGATATTCACCCTGCTCATCGTGATACCGGTGTGGAATATCGTGATTTCCTCATTCGCCTCCAACCAGTCGTTGAGCGAGGGTGGATTCGTGTTCTGGCCCAAGGCCCTGTCCTTGGACAACTACCGCTCAGTGTTCCAGGACAACCAACTCTGGCACGCCCTGCTGATATCGGTGCTGAAAACCGCGATAGGCGTGGTCGCGCACACCCTGTTCTGCGCGGTGTTCGCCTATCCGCTCAGCAAAGCGTATCTCAAAGGACGCAAACTCTATTCCGCGATGGGCATCATCACCATGTTCTTCAGCGGCGGCATGATTCCGACGTATTTGCTGATCAAATCGCTCGGACTGCTGGATTCCTTCTGGGTCTACATCATCCCGGCGCTGTTCAGCTACTACGATGTGATCATCCTGATGAACTTCTTCAGGCAGGTGCCCGCATCTTTGGAGGAATCCGCCAAAATCGACGGTGCCAGCGAATGGCGAATCTTCCGCTCGGTGATTCTGCCGCTGTCGAAGCCGGCGCTCGCCACCATCGCGCTCTTCCACGGCGTGGCCCAATGGAACGACTTCATGACCACCAAGCTGTATATCACCAACGAGAATCTCTATCCTCTGCAGATGCGACTGTACGACATCATCGTACGTTCCCAGGCGGCCTCCGATATGGGCAATGTAGGTCAGGTGGTGCTGGATACCACATCGCGCGGCGTCCGATTGGCGACCATCATGATTACCATCGCCCCGATTCTGGTGCTGTACCCATTCGTCCAGCGATATTTCGTCGGCGGAACGATGCTTGGCGCGGTGAAAGGCTAA
- a CDS encoding glycoside hydrolase family 31 protein: MKESQALVAFTPTTEAGMNPDAIVQGECWRIGILDEALLRFEWSDDGVFEDLPTQIAWNRSFGPTPEYRVTHHGDLTIIDTDALHVTYDGKPFSKEGLSVVVKGVDSQFNTWHYGEHSRGNLRGTARTLDEADGAIPLGEGLCSRDGWAVIDDSASKVLAPADRVKGEPNPYGSWIFAREHQEQDLYFFGYGHRYRDAVKAFYALSGHTPLLPRFVFGNWWSRFYKYDAAEYLALMGRFVKEGLPFTTAVIDMDWHVVDIDPKYGSGWTGYTWNRELFPDPEGFLSSLHRRGMKVTLNVHPRDGIRAFEEGYVKAAESLGIDPRTGQTVDFDLTRPRFVQAYADLHHDLERQGVDFWWLDWQQGGVTRMEGLDPLWMLNHLHYLDSGREGRWPLTFSRYAGPGSHRYPIGFSGDTLVSWDSLKFQPCFTATASNIGYGWWSHDIGGHMYGSRDEELEARWYQLGTFSPINRLHSSASSFNTKEPWNFHAEVRSVMDEALKLRHRLIPYLYTMNWRAAYDGEPLVEPMYWQHPEIEESYEVPNQFRFGTQLIVAPITEPVDTESRLGHADVWFPQGEYFDFFDGRRYLSSGSAGRMMQVWRPLDRIPVFAKAGGIVPLQQLPPAGAEAGRRINDVSNPESLTLVVFPGDNGKFVLREDDGTFPESADFARAAEQAGLVETTVTLDWHVDGARLSIVPDAGSLRTMPDSRNWQIILRGVEPTDARVFVDGIEARCDLSYDADTSSMRVDVHGVRRSSHVDIDFTDVEQSGVRLRSQNLRDEVFDILFDAQMPYLTKEKVLAAVDADGMESLSGLRALNRGPRRVGDLQWSHLPDSVMAAIEEVMLRSRR; this comes from the coding sequence ATGAAGGAATCCCAAGCCCTTGTGGCTTTCACGCCCACGACCGAGGCAGGTATGAACCCTGACGCTATCGTGCAGGGCGAATGTTGGCGCATCGGTATTCTTGATGAGGCACTGCTCAGATTCGAGTGGTCGGATGACGGTGTTTTCGAGGATCTGCCAACACAGATAGCCTGGAACAGGTCATTCGGTCCAACGCCGGAGTACCGAGTCACGCACCACGGCGACCTCACGATTATCGATACCGATGCGCTGCACGTGACCTATGACGGCAAACCCTTCTCCAAGGAGGGACTGAGCGTGGTCGTCAAGGGTGTCGATTCCCAATTCAACACCTGGCATTACGGCGAACATTCTCGTGGCAATCTCAGAGGAACGGCAAGGACCTTGGATGAGGCGGACGGTGCGATACCCCTTGGGGAGGGGCTGTGCTCCAGGGACGGCTGGGCCGTCATCGATGATTCCGCATCGAAGGTGCTGGCACCCGCCGATCGAGTGAAGGGCGAGCCCAATCCGTATGGTTCCTGGATCTTTGCAAGGGAACACCAGGAACAGGATCTGTATTTCTTCGGTTACGGGCATCGATACCGTGATGCGGTGAAGGCCTTCTACGCGTTGAGCGGTCATACGCCGCTCCTGCCACGTTTCGTGTTCGGCAACTGGTGGAGCAGATTCTACAAGTATGATGCCGCGGAGTATCTGGCGCTGATGGGTCGCTTCGTGAAGGAGGGGCTGCCTTTCACCACCGCGGTCATCGATATGGATTGGCACGTCGTCGACATCGACCCGAAGTATGGTTCCGGGTGGACAGGGTATACCTGGAATCGTGAGCTCTTCCCGGATCCGGAAGGTTTCCTGTCGTCCTTGCATCGGCGAGGGATGAAGGTCACGTTGAACGTTCATCCCCGTGACGGCATCAGGGCGTTCGAGGAAGGATACGTCAAGGCGGCCGAAAGTCTGGGAATTGATCCGCGTACGGGGCAAACGGTTGATTTCGATCTGACCCGTCCGCGTTTTGTGCAGGCGTATGCTGACCTGCACCATGATCTGGAACGGCAAGGGGTGGATTTCTGGTGGCTGGATTGGCAGCAGGGTGGTGTGACGCGCATGGAGGGGTTGGATCCCTTGTGGATGCTCAACCATCTGCATTATCTGGATTCCGGTCGTGAAGGGCGCTGGCCGCTCACCTTCTCGCGTTATGCGGGACCGGGCTCGCACCGCTATCCGATAGGCTTCTCGGGAGACACCTTGGTGTCTTGGGATTCCTTGAAATTCCAGCCGTGCTTCACGGCCACGGCGAGCAATATCGGATATGGCTGGTGGAGCCATGATATCGGCGGACACATGTACGGCTCAAGAGATGAGGAGCTGGAAGCGAGGTGGTACCAGCTCGGAACTTTCAGCCCGATCAACCGTCTGCATTCCTCAGCCTCATCGTTCAATACGAAGGAGCCGTGGAACTTCCACGCCGAAGTCAGATCGGTCATGGACGAGGCATTGAAGCTTAGGCATCGTCTGATTCCCTATCTGTATACGATGAATTGGAGAGCGGCGTATGACGGCGAGCCGTTGGTTGAACCGATGTATTGGCAACATCCCGAGATCGAGGAGTCATACGAGGTTCCCAACCAGTTCCGTTTCGGCACCCAGTTGATCGTGGCGCCGATCACTGAGCCGGTCGATACCGAGTCGAGGTTGGGCCACGCCGACGTCTGGTTCCCGCAAGGGGAGTATTTTGATTTCTTCGACGGAAGACGATATCTGTCGAGCGGCAGTGCAGGGCGCATGATGCAGGTCTGGCGCCCCTTGGACAGGATTCCGGTGTTCGCCAAGGCGGGCGGTATCGTGCCGCTGCAGCAGCTTCCTCCTGCAGGCGCCGAGGCAGGGCGCAGGATCAACGATGTGTCGAATCCCGAAAGCCTGACGTTGGTGGTGTTCCCCGGTGACAACGGAAAATTCGTCTTACGCGAGGATGACGGAACCTTCCCGGAGTCCGCCGATTTCGCCAGGGCTGCCGAACAGGCCGGACTTGTGGAAACGACGGTGACCCTTGACTGGCATGTGGATGGTGCGAGACTGAGCATTGTTCCGGATGCGGGGAGTCTGCGGACCATGCCCGATTCCCGCAACTGGCAGATTATCCTGCGCGGTGTCGAACCCACGGATGCTCGGGTGTTCGTGGATGGGATCGAGGCCAGGTGCGATCTTTCCTACGACGCAGACACGTCGAGCATGAGGGTGGATGTTCACGGGGTTCGGCGTTCCTCTCACGTGGACATCGATTTCACCGACGTTGAGCAGAGCGGAGTGAGACTGCGTTCGCAGAATCTGCGTGACGAGGTATTCGATATTCTCTTCGATGCTCAGATGCCGTATCTCACCAAGGAGAAAGTCTTGGCTGCGGTGGATGCGGATGGTATGGAAAGTCTGTCCGGATTGAGAGCGCTGAATCGAGGACCACGTCGAGTCGGCGACTTGCAGTGGTCGCACCTGCCTGATTCGGTGATGGCTGCTATCGAAGAGGTCATGCTGCGCTCACGACGATGA
- a CDS encoding extracellular solute-binding protein, whose product MNLKRCVAACVATLSIISLAACGGGSGESSGVTDTKSDKGLEVLGENVKYDPNHLVNGGKPISVDYWTWGDKSTDPVISLIKDYEKIYPNVKINVVTVTWDDYWTKLPLALKGKNGPALFNVHNSQDALLRPYLANYDIPIKDLEADYTNVNTHEVDGKVAYIDSVINTGNIYYNKTMWKQAGLTDSDIPKTWDQLVAVAKKLTKFDGSKMVQAGFNINGDSTYDALWQGLNYQKGELMFNKAGTKGNYDNAVTKENLQFLKDLYDKDKVGATNFGDDATQSFGNGQTAMVYRWGWMEGTMKEKYPDIDYGVFATPTFTEDTPFAYDRYNGESTAGINKNQNEEQQKVAQDFVKYMLANDDFQRYAVQALNSFPAKKSMQNDEQILSNPVMAAIKPRIDRLIWPGPAPSTMETSPKQAFQNVFQNGTSISKAVSDAQTQIDKDMKSGSFTSVESKYAFYDEAAAQQ is encoded by the coding sequence ATGAATCTCAAACGCTGTGTCGCTGCTTGTGTTGCAACGCTTAGCATTATTTCACTGGCTGCTTGCGGCGGTGGCTCTGGTGAATCTTCAGGAGTAACCGATACCAAAAGCGACAAAGGGCTCGAAGTCCTTGGCGAGAACGTCAAATACGACCCCAATCATCTCGTCAACGGAGGTAAGCCGATATCGGTCGATTACTGGACTTGGGGAGATAAGAGCACCGATCCGGTGATCTCACTGATAAAGGATTACGAAAAGATTTATCCCAATGTCAAAATCAATGTGGTAACTGTCACGTGGGACGACTACTGGACTAAGCTCCCGCTGGCGCTCAAAGGCAAGAACGGGCCTGCGTTGTTCAACGTGCACAATTCGCAGGATGCGTTGCTGCGCCCATACCTCGCCAACTATGATATTCCGATCAAGGATCTGGAAGCCGACTACACCAATGTCAACACACATGAGGTCGACGGCAAAGTAGCCTATATCGATTCGGTCATCAACACCGGCAACATCTATTACAACAAAACGATGTGGAAGCAAGCAGGTCTGACTGACAGCGACATCCCGAAAACCTGGGACCAGCTCGTCGCCGTGGCGAAAAAGCTTACGAAGTTCGATGGGTCCAAGATGGTGCAGGCCGGTTTCAATATCAACGGGGACAGTACGTATGACGCGCTTTGGCAGGGCCTGAATTATCAAAAGGGCGAGTTGATGTTCAACAAGGCGGGCACGAAGGGCAACTACGACAATGCCGTCACCAAGGAGAATCTCCAGTTCCTCAAGGACCTGTATGACAAGGACAAGGTAGGAGCCACGAATTTCGGTGACGACGCGACCCAGAGTTTCGGCAACGGCCAGACCGCAATGGTGTATCGCTGGGGGTGGATGGAAGGCACGATGAAGGAGAAATACCCTGATATCGACTACGGCGTATTCGCTACTCCGACGTTCACCGAAGATACGCCGTTCGCCTATGACCGGTATAACGGCGAGTCAACCGCCGGAATCAACAAGAACCAGAACGAAGAGCAGCAGAAGGTGGCACAGGACTTCGTCAAATACATGCTCGCCAATGACGACTTCCAGCGTTATGCGGTGCAGGCCCTGAATTCCTTCCCTGCAAAGAAGAGCATGCAGAATGATGAGCAGATTCTGTCCAATCCTGTTATGGCGGCGATCAAGCCTCGTATAGACAGGCTCATCTGGCCTGGACCTGCCCCGTCGACTATGGAGACCAGCCCCAAGCAGGCCTTCCAGAACGTGTTCCAGAACGGCACATCGATTTCCAAGGCCGTCAGCGACGCACAGACGCAGATCGATAAGGATATGAAGAGCGGCAGTTTCACTTCGGTGGAAAGCAAGTACGCATTCTATGACGAGGCCGCCGCTCAGCAGTGA
- a CDS encoding carbohydrate ABC transporter permease: MKKAASITLTILLFALAFITIVPFLWMLISSFATNSDIVKITSSIFPTPTTLSNYSGIQQKFDFLRLFANSLFVATVKTIIIIYTSAVLGYVFSKMHFRGRDVLFGVVLSTMMIPWAVTIIPQYEMMVDFGWLDSYRSLIVPGLVSGFGVFLFKQSIGGISDELIEAAKLDGASDSRIFHRIILPISHNTIAALAIFTFLWNWEDYLWPFLMITDDKKQLLSVGLKMFNGQYGTDYGGLFAATSIAIIPVIVVYMIFQKQFIAGIASGSGK, from the coding sequence ATGAAAAAAGCAGCCTCTATCACGTTGACGATTCTGTTGTTCGCCTTGGCGTTCATCACGATCGTTCCCTTCCTGTGGATGCTGATCTCATCCTTCGCGACCAACAGTGACATCGTCAAAATCACCTCCTCGATTTTCCCGACGCCGACGACTCTGTCCAACTATTCGGGAATTCAGCAGAAATTCGACTTCCTCAGACTGTTCGCCAATTCGCTCTTCGTGGCAACGGTGAAAACCATCATCATCATCTACACCAGCGCCGTCCTGGGGTATGTGTTCTCGAAGATGCACTTCCGGGGACGGGATGTGTTGTTCGGCGTGGTGTTGAGCACCATGATGATTCCCTGGGCGGTAACCATTATTCCTCAGTATGAGATGATGGTGGATTTCGGTTGGCTCGATTCATACAGATCGCTTATCGTTCCGGGTCTCGTGAGCGGTTTTGGGGTCTTTCTCTTCAAGCAGTCGATTGGCGGGATCTCTGACGAGCTGATTGAGGCGGCGAAGTTGGACGGAGCCAGCGACTCAAGGATCTTCCATCGCATCATTCTGCCGATAAGTCATAACACCATTGCGGCTCTGGCTATTTTCACCTTCCTCTGGAACTGGGAGGACTATCTCTGGCCCTTCCTGATGATCACGGACGATAAAAAACAGCTGTTGTCGGTTGGGCTGAAAATGTTCAACGGTCAGTATGGGACCGACTACGGTGGTCTGTTCGCGGCGACATCTATTGCGATCATCCCGGTGATTGTCGTCTACATGATTTTCCAGAAACAATTCATCGCCGGCATAGCGTCAGGCAGTGGAAAGTGA
- a CDS encoding glycoside hydrolase family 3 N-terminal domain-containing protein, which yields MTDHGSATPRYLDPQAGIGTRIDDLLSRMSVEEKVGQLMQLDAQHDLEHKVLDIHVGSILHTSPQNLVEAAELVQRTRLGIPLIVGEDCIHGYSFWPGATIFPTQLTMAASWNPDLLERSARITAVEASATGVHWTFSPVLCIARDLRWGRVDETFGEDPLLIGTLAAAMVRGYQGEGLDDPTSILATAKHFAAYSETQGGRDASEADISHRKMRSWFLPPFERVAKAGCSTFMLGYQSTDGIPITLNRWLLNDVLRGEWGYQGMLVTDWDNVGRMVWEQNIQPDYKHAAAAAIKAGNDMIMSTPGFYEGALDALEEGMIEETDLDAPVGRILRLKFALGLFENPRIPDQTRIAGDIGTPEHTELNLEAARASLVLLSNDGTLPLLPAHTTSPAPRTIALVGPLADDPNNQLGDWAGGSGQVGWIHEEPRETVTTVLDGLRSEIPQDWDVRYAKGADILTLESDPAGAYFPDGQPRPPVQQACSPDPAMLDEAVSASEAADVTVAVVGDVIELVGEGRSTATLELFGAQNALLEAVSESCKRRGKPFIIVLMASKPLILPSCAEDAAAVIWAGNPGMQGGRALAELLLGKIEPKGRLPISFARHSGQQPTYYNQIRGQHGLRYADLTQEPAYCFGQGLSYSTVEYQTATLDVLGSDGEIDPSRSLDDVHADDTLRARVTLHNTGDRQSLETVQLYIHDVVTSVSWANKELKGFTQVLVHPGEHATATIDLSVADCTLVDAEEKRVVENGDFEVLIGSSSKDSDCQTLKFTVN from the coding sequence ATGACCGACCACGGCTCGGCAACACCTCGATATCTCGACCCCCAAGCGGGCATCGGGACCAGAATCGACGACCTGCTCTCACGCATGAGCGTCGAGGAAAAAGTCGGGCAGCTGATGCAGCTCGACGCACAACACGATCTTGAACACAAGGTACTCGACATCCATGTCGGTTCCATTCTTCACACATCCCCACAGAATCTCGTCGAAGCCGCGGAACTGGTACAACGAACACGGCTGGGCATTCCGCTCATCGTCGGGGAAGACTGCATCCACGGCTATTCATTCTGGCCGGGGGCGACCATCTTCCCGACCCAGCTCACCATGGCCGCATCCTGGAATCCAGACCTTCTCGAACGCTCAGCACGAATAACCGCAGTGGAGGCCTCCGCCACGGGAGTGCACTGGACCTTCTCCCCCGTGCTCTGCATAGCCCGCGACCTGCGCTGGGGCCGGGTCGACGAGACCTTCGGAGAAGACCCGCTGCTGATTGGCACACTGGCCGCCGCCATGGTCCGAGGCTACCAGGGCGAGGGTCTCGACGACCCGACCAGCATACTGGCCACCGCCAAGCATTTCGCCGCATACTCGGAGACACAGGGAGGGCGCGATGCCTCCGAAGCCGACATCTCTCACCGCAAGATGCGCTCCTGGTTCCTGCCTCCCTTCGAACGCGTGGCAAAAGCCGGTTGCAGCACCTTCATGCTCGGCTATCAGAGCACCGATGGCATCCCTATCACCTTGAACCGATGGCTGCTCAACGATGTACTCAGAGGCGAATGGGGATATCAGGGGATGCTGGTCACCGACTGGGACAATGTCGGACGCATGGTCTGGGAACAGAACATCCAGCCGGACTACAAGCATGCAGCGGCTGCCGCCATCAAGGCAGGCAACGACATGATCATGAGCACACCGGGCTTCTACGAAGGAGCGCTGGATGCCCTTGAGGAAGGCATGATTGAGGAGACCGACCTGGATGCGCCTGTCGGGCGGATTCTTCGACTGAAATTCGCACTCGGCCTCTTCGAGAATCCGCGCATACCGGACCAGACCAGAATCGCCGGCGACATCGGCACACCCGAGCACACCGAGCTCAACCTCGAAGCGGCCAGGGCATCGCTGGTGCTGCTGAGCAACGACGGCACCTTACCGCTCCTGCCCGCGCACACGACGTCGCCTGCGCCTCGGACCATCGCACTCGTGGGTCCGCTTGCGGACGACCCCAACAACCAACTCGGAGATTGGGCCGGCGGTTCGGGTCAGGTCGGCTGGATTCACGAGGAGCCCAGAGAGACGGTGACCACCGTGCTCGACGGGTTGCGCAGCGAAATTCCCCAGGATTGGGATGTGCGGTATGCAAAGGGCGCGGATATCCTCACGCTGGAAAGCGACCCTGCAGGCGCATACTTCCCCGACGGGCAGCCGAGACCGCCGGTCCAGCAGGCGTGCTCTCCCGATCCCGCCATGCTCGACGAAGCCGTATCCGCCAGCGAAGCCGCGGACGTGACGGTCGCCGTCGTCGGCGATGTCATCGAACTGGTGGGCGAAGGCAGGTCGACGGCCACCCTGGAGCTGTTCGGCGCTCAGAACGCTCTGTTGGAAGCGGTCAGCGAATCCTGCAAACGTCGCGGGAAGCCCTTCATCATCGTATTGATGGCCTCGAAACCGCTGATACTGCCCTCGTGCGCAGAAGACGCGGCAGCCGTCATCTGGGCAGGCAATCCGGGAATGCAGGGGGGGCGAGCCCTGGCGGAACTTCTGCTCGGCAAAATCGAGCCCAAGGGCAGACTGCCGATATCCTTCGCCCGGCACAGCGGACAGCAACCAACGTATTACAACCAGATACGCGGCCAACACGGTCTGCGCTACGCGGATCTCACCCAGGAACCCGCCTACTGCTTCGGCCAGGGACTATCCTATTCAACCGTTGAATACCAGACCGCGACCCTGGACGTTCTAGGCAGCGATGGCGAAATCGACCCGAGCCGCTCGCTCGATGACGTTCATGCCGATGACACGCTCCGCGCACGCGTCACCCTGCACAACACCGGCGACAGGCAGTCGCTGGAGACGGTGCAGCTCTACATTCACGATGTGGTGACCTCCGTCAGCTGGGCGAACAAGGAACTCAAGGGATTCACCCAGGTCTTGGTACATCCCGGGGAGCACGCTACCGCGACCATCGACCTCAGCGTCGCGGACTGCACACTGGTCGACGCCGAGGAGAAGCGCGTGGTCGAGAACGGCGATTTCGAGGTGCTCATCGGCTCGTCCTCGAAGGATTCGGACTGCCAGACGCTGAAATTCACCGTCAACTAA
- a CDS encoding Rid family detoxifying hydrolase yields the protein MSANIQEVATAYAPTALGAYSQAVKANGFVFVSGQLGIDPASGELAGESAAQQATQALRNIKNILDAAGSGMENIVRATIYLKDVDDFAAVNEEYAKVFIASVKPARVAFGNNMIPKGALVEIDAIAVAGE from the coding sequence ATGAGCGCCAACATTCAGGAAGTTGCAACCGCATACGCACCTACCGCACTGGGTGCTTACAGCCAGGCCGTGAAGGCCAACGGTTTCGTGTTCGTTTCCGGTCAGCTCGGCATAGACCCCGCAAGCGGTGAGCTTGCCGGTGAGTCTGCAGCGCAGCAGGCCACTCAGGCCTTGCGCAACATCAAGAACATTCTCGACGCTGCGGGCAGCGGTATGGAGAATATCGTTCGTGCGACCATCTATTTGAAAGACGTCGACGACTTCGCGGCCGTGAACGAGGAATATGCCAAGGTGTTCATCGCTTCGGTGAAGCCGGCACGCGTGGCTTTCGGCAACAACATGATTCCCAAGGGCGCTCTTGTCGAGATCGACGCCATCGCGGTGGCGGGCGAGTAG
- a CDS encoding carbohydrate ABC transporter permease, producing the protein MRNIAVTALIVYFSIFMVYPIYKAFAGSLHEWNPLVGTYNWVGLDNFKAVLTDGLFWKSLWNTAYFSVFSIVFRIILGLGLALLLSSRLVKAKDSLRGLFYMPTITPLVAVSFVWMWMFDPQFGMINKVTGLDINWLNDSHWALPAIIIMTIWKDFGYATVLYLAGLMNLPRDVYEAAQIDGANSWQTFWRITLPLLKPTTLFIVITSLITYVQAYVQILVMTEGGPGTETYTISYLIFDQAFQKYDFGTASAMSVILFAITGVLTILMFRASGDMEQS; encoded by the coding sequence ATGCGCAATATCGCGGTCACTGCGTTAATCGTATATTTCAGTATCTTCATGGTCTATCCGATATACAAGGCTTTCGCGGGAAGTCTGCATGAGTGGAATCCACTGGTAGGTACATACAACTGGGTCGGATTGGACAATTTCAAGGCCGTGCTGACTGACGGTCTCTTCTGGAAATCATTATGGAACACCGCATATTTCTCGGTGTTCTCCATCGTGTTCAGAATCATCCTGGGCCTTGGCCTGGCACTGCTGCTGAGCTCTCGCCTGGTGAAGGCGAAAGATTCGCTGCGTGGATTGTTCTATATGCCGACGATCACACCTCTGGTCGCTGTGTCCTTTGTGTGGATGTGGATGTTCGATCCTCAATTCGGCATGATTAACAAAGTCACAGGTCTTGACATCAACTGGCTTAATGATTCGCATTGGGCGCTGCCTGCGATCATCATCATGACCATCTGGAAAGACTTCGGTTACGCCACGGTCCTGTACCTGGCGGGCCTGATGAATCTGCCCAGGGACGTCTATGAGGCGGCCCAGATTGACGGTGCCAACTCGTGGCAGACTTTCTGGCGGATTACCTTGCCGTTGCTCAAACCGACCACGCTGTTCATCGTGATCACCTCGTTGATCACCTATGTGCAGGCCTATGTGCAGATTCTGGTCATGACCGAAGGCGGCCCCGGTACGGAGACGTACACCATCAGCTATCTGATTTTCGATCAGGCTTTCCAGAAATACGACTTTGGCACCGCTTCGGCAATGAGCGTCATTCTCTTCGCCATAACCGGAGTCCTCACCATACTGATGTTCAGAGCGTCCGGAGACATGGAGCAATCATGA